A section of the Sceloporus undulatus isolate JIND9_A2432 ecotype Alabama chromosome 3, SceUnd_v1.1, whole genome shotgun sequence genome encodes:
- the GPM6B gene encoding neuronal membrane glycoprotein M6-b isoform X1, with translation METAAEENTEQSQEKKVITRPEMEIGRYQWMYRSSRLHQYQHVPALRGNISPLGIQGCFECCIKCLGGVPYASLVATILCFSGVALFCGCGHVALAGTISILEQSFSTNVTDHALLSEVIKLMQYVIYGIASFFFLYGIILLAEGFYTTSAVKELHGEFKTTICGRCISGMFVFLTYVLGVAWLGVFGFSAVPVFMFYNIWSTCEVIRSLPANMTASADQICVDIRQYGIIPWNAVPGKACGSALADMCSTPEFYLSYHLFIVACAGAGATVIALIHFLMILSSNWAYLKDASKMQAYQDIKAKEEQELQDIQSRSKEQLNSYT, from the exons TGATCACCAGACCAGAAATGGAAATTGGCAGGTACCAATGGATGTACAGGAGTTCAAGGCTACACCAGTACCAGCATGTGCCAGCATTGAGAGGCAATATTAGTCCTTTGGGGATTCAAG GTTGCTTTGAATGTTGCATTAAGTGCCTGGGAGGAGTTCCATATGCTTCCCTTGTGGCGACGATTCTCTGCTTCTCTGGGGTGGCTTTGTTCTGCGGCTGCGGTCATGTGGCTCTCGCTGGGACCATATCTATCCTTGAACAGAGTTTCTCCACAAACGTCACTGACCATGCTTTGTTATCTGAAGT AATAAAACTAATGCAGTATGTGATCTACGGAATTGCATCATTCTTTTTCTTGTATGGAATCATTCTGTTGGCTGAGGGTTTTTATACAACAAGTGCTGTGAAGGAACTGCATGGTGAATTCAAGACAACTATCTGTGGGCGCTGCATCAGTGGAATG TTTGTTTTCCTCACCTATGTACTTGGGGTGGCCTGGCTGGGCGTCTTTGGCTTCTCTGCTGTGCCAGTGTTTATGTTCTATAACATATGGTCAACTTGTGAAGTCATCAGATCGCTCCCAGCAAATATGACAGCTTCAGCCGACCAGATCTGTGTGGATATCAGGCAATACG GAATCATCCCTTGGAATGCTGTACCTGGCAAAGCCTGTGGTTCGGCCTTAGCAGACATGTGCAGCACACCAGAG TTCTATTTGTCTTACCACCTGTTCATTGTGGCCTGTGCTGGAGCTGGCGCTACTGTCATAGCCCTG ATCCACTTCCTCATGATACTGTCCTCTAACTGGGCCTACTTAAAGGATGCAAGCAAAATGCAGGCTTACCAGGATATCAAAGCAAAAGAAGAACAGGAGCTTCAGGATATCCAGTCTCGATCCAAAGAGCAACTCAATTCTTACACATAA
- the GPM6B gene encoding neuronal membrane glycoprotein M6-b isoform X5 has product METAAEENTEQSQEKKVITRPEMEIGRYQWMYRSSRLHQYQHVPALRGNISPLGIQGCFECCIKCLGGVPYASLVATILCFSGVALFCGCGHVALAGTISILEQSFSTNVTDHALLSEVIKLMQYVIYGIASFFFLYGIILLAEGFYTTSAVKELHGEFKTTICGRCISGMFVFLTYVLGVAWLGVFGFSAVPVFMFYNIWSTCEVIRSLPANMTASADQICVDIRQYGIIPWNAVPGKACGSALADMCSTPEFYLSYHLFIVACAGAGATVIALFSQDIPNSRQVLTFTNKSFASKQAL; this is encoded by the exons TGATCACCAGACCAGAAATGGAAATTGGCAGGTACCAATGGATGTACAGGAGTTCAAGGCTACACCAGTACCAGCATGTGCCAGCATTGAGAGGCAATATTAGTCCTTTGGGGATTCAAG GTTGCTTTGAATGTTGCATTAAGTGCCTGGGAGGAGTTCCATATGCTTCCCTTGTGGCGACGATTCTCTGCTTCTCTGGGGTGGCTTTGTTCTGCGGCTGCGGTCATGTGGCTCTCGCTGGGACCATATCTATCCTTGAACAGAGTTTCTCCACAAACGTCACTGACCATGCTTTGTTATCTGAAGT AATAAAACTAATGCAGTATGTGATCTACGGAATTGCATCATTCTTTTTCTTGTATGGAATCATTCTGTTGGCTGAGGGTTTTTATACAACAAGTGCTGTGAAGGAACTGCATGGTGAATTCAAGACAACTATCTGTGGGCGCTGCATCAGTGGAATG TTTGTTTTCCTCACCTATGTACTTGGGGTGGCCTGGCTGGGCGTCTTTGGCTTCTCTGCTGTGCCAGTGTTTATGTTCTATAACATATGGTCAACTTGTGAAGTCATCAGATCGCTCCCAGCAAATATGACAGCTTCAGCCGACCAGATCTGTGTGGATATCAGGCAATACG GAATCATCCCTTGGAATGCTGTACCTGGCAAAGCCTGTGGTTCGGCCTTAGCAGACATGTGCAGCACACCAGAG TTCTATTTGTCTTACCACCTGTTCATTGTGGCCTGTGCTGGAGCTGGCGCTACTGTCATAGCCCTG TTTTCTCAGGATATTCCAAACAGCAGGCAAGTGCTTACATTTACCAATAAAAGCTTTGCATCAAAGCAAGCTTTATAA
- the GPM6B gene encoding neuronal membrane glycoprotein M6-b isoform X4, translated as METAAEENTEQSQEKKVITRPEMEIGRYQWMYRSSRLHQYQHVPALRGNISPLGIQGCFECCIKCLGGVPYASLVATILCFSGVALFCGCGHVALAGTISILEQSFSTNVTDHALLSEVIKLMQYVIYGIASFFFLYGIILLAEGFYTTSAVKELHGEFKTTICGRCISGMFVFLTYVLGVAWLGVFGFSAVPVFMFYNIWSTCEVIRSLPANMTASADQICVDIRQYGIIPWNAVPGKACGSALADMCSTPEFYLSYHLFIVACAGAGATVIALLIYMMATTYNYAVLKFKSREDCCTKF; from the exons TGATCACCAGACCAGAAATGGAAATTGGCAGGTACCAATGGATGTACAGGAGTTCAAGGCTACACCAGTACCAGCATGTGCCAGCATTGAGAGGCAATATTAGTCCTTTGGGGATTCAAG GTTGCTTTGAATGTTGCATTAAGTGCCTGGGAGGAGTTCCATATGCTTCCCTTGTGGCGACGATTCTCTGCTTCTCTGGGGTGGCTTTGTTCTGCGGCTGCGGTCATGTGGCTCTCGCTGGGACCATATCTATCCTTGAACAGAGTTTCTCCACAAACGTCACTGACCATGCTTTGTTATCTGAAGT AATAAAACTAATGCAGTATGTGATCTACGGAATTGCATCATTCTTTTTCTTGTATGGAATCATTCTGTTGGCTGAGGGTTTTTATACAACAAGTGCTGTGAAGGAACTGCATGGTGAATTCAAGACAACTATCTGTGGGCGCTGCATCAGTGGAATG TTTGTTTTCCTCACCTATGTACTTGGGGTGGCCTGGCTGGGCGTCTTTGGCTTCTCTGCTGTGCCAGTGTTTATGTTCTATAACATATGGTCAACTTGTGAAGTCATCAGATCGCTCCCAGCAAATATGACAGCTTCAGCCGACCAGATCTGTGTGGATATCAGGCAATACG GAATCATCCCTTGGAATGCTGTACCTGGCAAAGCCTGTGGTTCGGCCTTAGCAGACATGTGCAGCACACCAGAG TTCTATTTGTCTTACCACCTGTTCATTGTGGCCTGTGCTGGAGCTGGCGCTACTGTCATAGCCCTG CTGATCTACATGATGGCTACTACATATAACTATGCTGTTTTGAAGTTTAAGAGTCGGGAAGATTGCTGCACTAAATTCTAA
- the GPM6B gene encoding neuronal membrane glycoprotein M6-b isoform X2, which produces MCGLLTVITRPEMEIGRYQWMYRSSRLHQYQHVPALRGNISPLGIQGCFECCIKCLGGVPYASLVATILCFSGVALFCGCGHVALAGTISILEQSFSTNVTDHALLSEVIKLMQYVIYGIASFFFLYGIILLAEGFYTTSAVKELHGEFKTTICGRCISGMFVFLTYVLGVAWLGVFGFSAVPVFMFYNIWSTCEVIRSLPANMTASADQICVDIRQYGIIPWNAVPGKACGSALADMCSTPEFYLSYHLFIVACAGAGATVIALIHFLMILSSNWAYLKDASKMQAYQDIKAKEEQELQDIQSRSKEQLNSYT; this is translated from the exons TGATCACCAGACCAGAAATGGAAATTGGCAGGTACCAATGGATGTACAGGAGTTCAAGGCTACACCAGTACCAGCATGTGCCAGCATTGAGAGGCAATATTAGTCCTTTGGGGATTCAAG GTTGCTTTGAATGTTGCATTAAGTGCCTGGGAGGAGTTCCATATGCTTCCCTTGTGGCGACGATTCTCTGCTTCTCTGGGGTGGCTTTGTTCTGCGGCTGCGGTCATGTGGCTCTCGCTGGGACCATATCTATCCTTGAACAGAGTTTCTCCACAAACGTCACTGACCATGCTTTGTTATCTGAAGT AATAAAACTAATGCAGTATGTGATCTACGGAATTGCATCATTCTTTTTCTTGTATGGAATCATTCTGTTGGCTGAGGGTTTTTATACAACAAGTGCTGTGAAGGAACTGCATGGTGAATTCAAGACAACTATCTGTGGGCGCTGCATCAGTGGAATG TTTGTTTTCCTCACCTATGTACTTGGGGTGGCCTGGCTGGGCGTCTTTGGCTTCTCTGCTGTGCCAGTGTTTATGTTCTATAACATATGGTCAACTTGTGAAGTCATCAGATCGCTCCCAGCAAATATGACAGCTTCAGCCGACCAGATCTGTGTGGATATCAGGCAATACG GAATCATCCCTTGGAATGCTGTACCTGGCAAAGCCTGTGGTTCGGCCTTAGCAGACATGTGCAGCACACCAGAG TTCTATTTGTCTTACCACCTGTTCATTGTGGCCTGTGCTGGAGCTGGCGCTACTGTCATAGCCCTG ATCCACTTCCTCATGATACTGTCCTCTAACTGGGCCTACTTAAAGGATGCAAGCAAAATGCAGGCTTACCAGGATATCAAAGCAAAAGAAGAACAGGAGCTTCAGGATATCCAGTCTCGATCCAAAGAGCAACTCAATTCTTACACATAA
- the GPM6B gene encoding neuronal membrane glycoprotein M6-b isoform X3: MVITRPEMEIGRYQWMYRSSRLHQYQHVPALRGNISPLGIQGCFECCIKCLGGVPYASLVATILCFSGVALFCGCGHVALAGTISILEQSFSTNVTDHALLSEVIKLMQYVIYGIASFFFLYGIILLAEGFYTTSAVKELHGEFKTTICGRCISGMFVFLTYVLGVAWLGVFGFSAVPVFMFYNIWSTCEVIRSLPANMTASADQICVDIRQYGIIPWNAVPGKACGSALADMCSTPEFYLSYHLFIVACAGAGATVIALIHFLMILSSNWAYLKDASKMQAYQDIKAKEEQELQDIQSRSKEQLNSYT; encoded by the exons TGATCACCAGACCAGAAATGGAAATTGGCAGGTACCAATGGATGTACAGGAGTTCAAGGCTACACCAGTACCAGCATGTGCCAGCATTGAGAGGCAATATTAGTCCTTTGGGGATTCAAG GTTGCTTTGAATGTTGCATTAAGTGCCTGGGAGGAGTTCCATATGCTTCCCTTGTGGCGACGATTCTCTGCTTCTCTGGGGTGGCTTTGTTCTGCGGCTGCGGTCATGTGGCTCTCGCTGGGACCATATCTATCCTTGAACAGAGTTTCTCCACAAACGTCACTGACCATGCTTTGTTATCTGAAGT AATAAAACTAATGCAGTATGTGATCTACGGAATTGCATCATTCTTTTTCTTGTATGGAATCATTCTGTTGGCTGAGGGTTTTTATACAACAAGTGCTGTGAAGGAACTGCATGGTGAATTCAAGACAACTATCTGTGGGCGCTGCATCAGTGGAATG TTTGTTTTCCTCACCTATGTACTTGGGGTGGCCTGGCTGGGCGTCTTTGGCTTCTCTGCTGTGCCAGTGTTTATGTTCTATAACATATGGTCAACTTGTGAAGTCATCAGATCGCTCCCAGCAAATATGACAGCTTCAGCCGACCAGATCTGTGTGGATATCAGGCAATACG GAATCATCCCTTGGAATGCTGTACCTGGCAAAGCCTGTGGTTCGGCCTTAGCAGACATGTGCAGCACACCAGAG TTCTATTTGTCTTACCACCTGTTCATTGTGGCCTGTGCTGGAGCTGGCGCTACTGTCATAGCCCTG ATCCACTTCCTCATGATACTGTCCTCTAACTGGGCCTACTTAAAGGATGCAAGCAAAATGCAGGCTTACCAGGATATCAAAGCAAAAGAAGAACAGGAGCTTCAGGATATCCAGTCTCGATCCAAAGAGCAACTCAATTCTTACACATAA
- the GPM6B gene encoding neuronal membrane glycoprotein M6-b isoform X6: METAAEENTEQSQEKKGCFECCIKCLGGVPYASLVATILCFSGVALFCGCGHVALAGTISILEQSFSTNVTDHALLSEVIKLMQYVIYGIASFFFLYGIILLAEGFYTTSAVKELHGEFKTTICGRCISGMFVFLTYVLGVAWLGVFGFSAVPVFMFYNIWSTCEVIRSLPANMTASADQICVDIRQYGIIPWNAVPGKACGSALADMCSTPEFYLSYHLFIVACAGAGATVIALIHFLMILSSNWAYLKDASKMQAYQDIKAKEEQELQDIQSRSKEQLNSYT; this comes from the exons GTTGCTTTGAATGTTGCATTAAGTGCCTGGGAGGAGTTCCATATGCTTCCCTTGTGGCGACGATTCTCTGCTTCTCTGGGGTGGCTTTGTTCTGCGGCTGCGGTCATGTGGCTCTCGCTGGGACCATATCTATCCTTGAACAGAGTTTCTCCACAAACGTCACTGACCATGCTTTGTTATCTGAAGT AATAAAACTAATGCAGTATGTGATCTACGGAATTGCATCATTCTTTTTCTTGTATGGAATCATTCTGTTGGCTGAGGGTTTTTATACAACAAGTGCTGTGAAGGAACTGCATGGTGAATTCAAGACAACTATCTGTGGGCGCTGCATCAGTGGAATG TTTGTTTTCCTCACCTATGTACTTGGGGTGGCCTGGCTGGGCGTCTTTGGCTTCTCTGCTGTGCCAGTGTTTATGTTCTATAACATATGGTCAACTTGTGAAGTCATCAGATCGCTCCCAGCAAATATGACAGCTTCAGCCGACCAGATCTGTGTGGATATCAGGCAATACG GAATCATCCCTTGGAATGCTGTACCTGGCAAAGCCTGTGGTTCGGCCTTAGCAGACATGTGCAGCACACCAGAG TTCTATTTGTCTTACCACCTGTTCATTGTGGCCTGTGCTGGAGCTGGCGCTACTGTCATAGCCCTG ATCCACTTCCTCATGATACTGTCCTCTAACTGGGCCTACTTAAAGGATGCAAGCAAAATGCAGGCTTACCAGGATATCAAAGCAAAAGAAGAACAGGAGCTTCAGGATATCCAGTCTCGATCCAAAGAGCAACTCAATTCTTACACATAA
- the GPM6B gene encoding neuronal membrane glycoprotein M6-b isoform X8, translating to MRCFECCIKCLGGVPYASLVATILCFSGVALFCGCGHVALAGTISILEQSFSTNVTDHALLSEVIKLMQYVIYGIASFFFLYGIILLAEGFYTTSAVKELHGEFKTTICGRCISGMFVFLTYVLGVAWLGVFGFSAVPVFMFYNIWSTCEVIRSLPANMTASADQICVDIRQYGIIPWNAVPGKACGSALADMCSTPEFYLSYHLFIVACAGAGATVIALIHFLMILSSNWAYLKDASKMQAYQDIKAKEEQELQDIQSRSKEQLNSYT from the exons GTTGCTTTGAATGTTGCATTAAGTGCCTGGGAGGAGTTCCATATGCTTCCCTTGTGGCGACGATTCTCTGCTTCTCTGGGGTGGCTTTGTTCTGCGGCTGCGGTCATGTGGCTCTCGCTGGGACCATATCTATCCTTGAACAGAGTTTCTCCACAAACGTCACTGACCATGCTTTGTTATCTGAAGT AATAAAACTAATGCAGTATGTGATCTACGGAATTGCATCATTCTTTTTCTTGTATGGAATCATTCTGTTGGCTGAGGGTTTTTATACAACAAGTGCTGTGAAGGAACTGCATGGTGAATTCAAGACAACTATCTGTGGGCGCTGCATCAGTGGAATG TTTGTTTTCCTCACCTATGTACTTGGGGTGGCCTGGCTGGGCGTCTTTGGCTTCTCTGCTGTGCCAGTGTTTATGTTCTATAACATATGGTCAACTTGTGAAGTCATCAGATCGCTCCCAGCAAATATGACAGCTTCAGCCGACCAGATCTGTGTGGATATCAGGCAATACG GAATCATCCCTTGGAATGCTGTACCTGGCAAAGCCTGTGGTTCGGCCTTAGCAGACATGTGCAGCACACCAGAG TTCTATTTGTCTTACCACCTGTTCATTGTGGCCTGTGCTGGAGCTGGCGCTACTGTCATAGCCCTG ATCCACTTCCTCATGATACTGTCCTCTAACTGGGCCTACTTAAAGGATGCAAGCAAAATGCAGGCTTACCAGGATATCAAAGCAAAAGAAGAACAGGAGCTTCAGGATATCCAGTCTCGATCCAAAGAGCAACTCAATTCTTACACATAA
- the GPM6B gene encoding neuronal membrane glycoprotein M6-b isoform X7, producing the protein MGCFECCIKCLGGVPYASLVATILCFSGVALFCGCGHVALAGTISILEQSFSTNVTDHALLSEVIKLMQYVIYGIASFFFLYGIILLAEGFYTTSAVKELHGEFKTTICGRCISGMFVFLTYVLGVAWLGVFGFSAVPVFMFYNIWSTCEVIRSLPANMTASADQICVDIRQYGIIPWNAVPGKACGSALADMCSTPEFYLSYHLFIVACAGAGATVIALIHFLMILSSNWAYLKDASKMQAYQDIKAKEEQELQDIQSRSKEQLNSYT; encoded by the exons GTTGCTTTGAATGTTGCATTAAGTGCCTGGGAGGAGTTCCATATGCTTCCCTTGTGGCGACGATTCTCTGCTTCTCTGGGGTGGCTTTGTTCTGCGGCTGCGGTCATGTGGCTCTCGCTGGGACCATATCTATCCTTGAACAGAGTTTCTCCACAAACGTCACTGACCATGCTTTGTTATCTGAAGT AATAAAACTAATGCAGTATGTGATCTACGGAATTGCATCATTCTTTTTCTTGTATGGAATCATTCTGTTGGCTGAGGGTTTTTATACAACAAGTGCTGTGAAGGAACTGCATGGTGAATTCAAGACAACTATCTGTGGGCGCTGCATCAGTGGAATG TTTGTTTTCCTCACCTATGTACTTGGGGTGGCCTGGCTGGGCGTCTTTGGCTTCTCTGCTGTGCCAGTGTTTATGTTCTATAACATATGGTCAACTTGTGAAGTCATCAGATCGCTCCCAGCAAATATGACAGCTTCAGCCGACCAGATCTGTGTGGATATCAGGCAATACG GAATCATCCCTTGGAATGCTGTACCTGGCAAAGCCTGTGGTTCGGCCTTAGCAGACATGTGCAGCACACCAGAG TTCTATTTGTCTTACCACCTGTTCATTGTGGCCTGTGCTGGAGCTGGCGCTACTGTCATAGCCCTG ATCCACTTCCTCATGATACTGTCCTCTAACTGGGCCTACTTAAAGGATGCAAGCAAAATGCAGGCTTACCAGGATATCAAAGCAAAAGAAGAACAGGAGCTTCAGGATATCCAGTCTCGATCCAAAGAGCAACTCAATTCTTACACATAA